In bacterium, the genomic stretch GAAGATGGTCCATCCGCGACGTTTTACTACCGTTCGCTCGAGCTGCAAGTAAATGTCCCGGCGAATTGGGACGGGGTTCACACCTTGACGGAGAAGTAGCGATGGTTACGCTCCGGGGACGAATTGAATTAGGATTCGTTAAAGTACTCGAATCGCTTTTTCGTTCGGTCTCACTTAAACGTGCGAGAAGTATCGGAGCGGGAATCGGTGCGCTGCTGGACCTGATTGGCATCCGCAAAACGGTGATGCTGGAAAATCTCCGTTATGCGTATCCCGACGCGCCTGATTCCGATTTGCAGAAGATCGCTTCCGGGGTGTATCGTTCGTTCGGAAAAACCTTAGCCGAATTTGCCCGCTTACCCATACTGAATTCACAGAATGTGCTCGAGCTAATCGAATGGCATGGCTTTGAACAGGTGCAGGAAGCGCTCAAACTGGGTAAAGGTATCATCGGCGTTTCCGGTCATATCGGCAATTGGGAGTGGATGGGAGCGGGTACATCACTTCGTGGCGTTCCGATGACGTATGTCGTCACCACGCAAAACAATTCCTTCATCGAAAAACGGATGGATGAATTGCGCGGCAACTGCGGTATCGAAATTGTGAAACGGAAGGATGCCGCGAAAGGGGTATTACGCGCCTTACGGAGTAACCGGATGGTAGCAATTCTCTGCGATCAGGATGCTCACAAAGAAGGGGTCTTTGTTCCATTCTTTGGCAGACTGGCGTCGACACCGCGCGGTGCGATGGTCTTCGCCCTCCGTACCGATTCGCCCGTATTTTTTACGGAAGGGGTACGGGAAGGGGAACGTTTCATTGTCACCTTTGAGCAAATGGATTTATCGAATCTTCCCACTGAGTTGGATGCCGCAGTCGAAGAGGGGATGAAACGGATTACCGCTCGACTAGAAGCCTCCGTCCGCCGCCACCCCGAGCAGTGGCTCTGGCTCCACCGTAGGTGGAAGACAAATAAGGAAAACAGTTAATGGATTTTGATGCAAAAAAATTATCATCATACGTATACGCACCTGATATCTATGGTATTTTAATACCTGGAATGCTCTTTGTTATTATTGTTACGTTTCTATTTTCTCCTGAGCTATTTTTTTCTACAGATTTATCAATCACTCATTTGTTGATGTTCATAATCGTTTCCTACGTGAGCGGATATATATTTGATGTGTTATCCGTAATTTCACTTTCATTGATAAATCAAAGACACACGAAGAAAATGAGTAAAATTTTAGAGGATAAAGTATTGATAGGGAAATATTCGGATGAATTTAATGAGTATAACGATAGAAATAAAATTGAATTTGAAAGAGAAGAGTATGAGTCGTATTTGATCGAAAGATTGTTAAAAGAAAAATTGAACGAACTATCTTCATTTCCACAGATCAGATTAAATCTGTATTGTACTGCAATCGCTGTGGTTCATGCAATCAAACATTGTGGGTGGAAAGGACTAAGAGGAGAAAAATTACATTTAGAGGATACTGTTATCATTCAAGGGTTGATTGGTCATTATTTGAACGAGAATGCTGAAAAACAATTATTGCAGATAGAAAAATTTACATCAAAATTTATGCTATGTTACAATTTGTCATTTTCCTTTTTTATTGCGAGTATATTATTTGTATTTCGCTGGGATAATCTTTTAATGAGCAAAACACTAAAGGTGATGATAATATCAGCTTTTGTAATGATATCAGTGTTATTTATGTTTAGAGCTTATTTGTTAAATCATGTGAATGCAACAGAATTGATGTTAGCCTTTATCTATTCCGTATCAAAAGAAAAAAAAGAGTAATGGACGAAATCACCCCAGAAATCCGGTCGCACCTCGTTGTGCTGGCGAATCGTGTCCGAGAGTTAGAAGAACTACTCGGAACCAACGACGTATTGTCCGATCCCAAGCAATTGCGGGAGCTGTCGCGCGAACGGCGGCGGTTACAGCCGTTGGTCGAGCAATATGAAAAATTGTTGGTACTCGAACAACAAATCGACGAAGCGAAAGAAGTGCTTGCCAGCGGCGACAACGACTTGCGGGAATTGGCAGAAATCGAATTAGCCGAAGCCGAAGCCGAGCTCCCCTCAGTGTGGAAAGAGCTGAAACCGATGCTCGTCCCCCCCGATCCCGACGACGACCGCGAAGCGATTCTCGAAGTCCGTGCCGGCACCGGTGGGGAGGAAGCGTCGTTATTCGCCGGTGAGTTATTGCGGATGTATCAGCGTTGGATCGAAAAGAAACGTTGGAAGTGGGAACTGCTTTCGATGTCGGAAGCGGAACAAGGCGGCGTGAAGGAAGCGGTCGTCGCCATTTCGAGCGAAGGGGCATACGGTACGCTGAAATATGAGTCGGGCGTTCACCGGGTACAGCGTGTTCCCACCACCGAAGCGCAGGGTCGCATCCACACTTCGGCGGCATCGGTCGCAGTTCTGCCGCAAGCGGAAGAGGTCGATGTCGTAATCGATGAAAAGGAATTGCGAATCGATACCTATCGTGCGAGCGGCGCTGGAGGTCAGCATGTGAATATGACCGACTCGGCAGTGCGGATTACTCACTTGCCATCGAATATTGTGGTGACTTGCAGCGATGAGCGTTCGCAAATCAAAAATCGCGCCCGGGCGATGACGATTCTACGTACCCGATTATTCGACCGTGCGGTTCAGAATAAGCAACAGAAGGAAGCGGCAGCGCGGAAAGAGATGGTCTCGACCGGCGACCGTTCTGCGAAAATCCGTACCTACAATTATCCCCAAAGCCGGATTACCGATCATCGTATCAATCTCACGTTGTACAATCTCCCGGAATTTCTCGGCGGTGAAATCGACGATATGCTGAAAGCGCTGGCAATCGCCGACCGTTCGGAGCGGCTTGCCCGGATGGTGCAACACCCGTCGTGAAAACTGTCCGCGACGTTCTTCTCTCCAGTCAACAATACTTGG encodes the following:
- a CDS encoding lysophospholipid acyltransferase family protein, with product MVTLRGRIELGFVKVLESLFRSVSLKRARSIGAGIGALLDLIGIRKTVMLENLRYAYPDAPDSDLQKIASGVYRSFGKTLAEFARLPILNSQNVLELIEWHGFEQVQEALKLGKGIIGVSGHIGNWEWMGAGTSLRGVPMTYVVTTQNNSFIEKRMDELRGNCGIEIVKRKDAAKGVLRALRSNRMVAILCDQDAHKEGVFVPFFGRLASTPRGAMVFALRTDSPVFFTEGVREGERFIVTFEQMDLSNLPTELDAAVEEGMKRITARLEASVRRHPEQWLWLHRRWKTNKENS
- the prfA gene encoding peptide chain release factor 1, whose protein sequence is MDEITPEIRSHLVVLANRVRELEELLGTNDVLSDPKQLRELSRERRRLQPLVEQYEKLLVLEQQIDEAKEVLASGDNDLRELAEIELAEAEAELPSVWKELKPMLVPPDPDDDREAILEVRAGTGGEEASLFAGELLRMYQRWIEKKRWKWELLSMSEAEQGGVKEAVVAISSEGAYGTLKYESGVHRVQRVPTTEAQGRIHTSAASVAVLPQAEEVDVVIDEKELRIDTYRASGAGGQHVNMTDSAVRITHLPSNIVVTCSDERSQIKNRARAMTILRTRLFDRAVQNKQQKEAAARKEMVSTGDRSAKIRTYNYPQSRITDHRINLTLYNLPEFLGGEIDDMLKALAIADRSERLARMVQHPS